AGAATCCTAAAAATTATTATATGAGTCTAGCTATACAGAATTATTCTTACAATACATCTGGCAAGACAGCTTTCAGAGATTTTTTTGTAAATGATAGTACTGCTGGCATACCTAGTCCTTATGCTAAGAGGTTTATTTATACAAATCGTTATGATTACGTACATTCATTTAAGCCAGAGGGTCCTATTTTTGATACCGATATTAGTAGAGGAAAAAAAGCGTCTGAGCTAAATAAAAAAATAGTTTCAAATTATTTAGATGCTTTTCAAATTGAAAATTCAATAATAAAACCAGAAAAAGTTAGAAGTTTTTTGATTAAAAACAGAAGTATTTTTGGTAAATTAACCAAGTTGATAACACTTGCTCTGGCAGATTATCAAGATTTGATAGAGAGTATATGTTTGAGGGTTTTAGCTGATGAATCAGGTAAGCAGGAGTTTGTACTAGTTGAATTTAATTTGAACGAAGAAATTGATGTAGATGATTCAATAGAGATAGATGATGATTTTAAGTATAAAAACCCTGATTTGTCCAATAATCTAATAAATTTTGATTTTGTATAATGTCTTTTGATTGGAATAATTATTTAGAGTTAGCAAAAGTTTTAAGAGATGACTCTACAGTTGTAACAAATAATTTAACTGAAGCACAGCAAAGGTCGTCGGTCAGTAGAGTATATTATTCAGCTTATAATTTAGTTCTTTCTCACGCAAAAACCCTAGGCTATTCTTTCCCGTACTTAAGAGATTCTAAAACAGGTAAACCTCTTACGGGTTCCCATGCTGATCTGATACAATTTTGCAAAGACCATACAGATCCTGTTATTAACAATATAGCCCGAGATCTTGAGTCTTGCAGGAATTCTAGAGTAATAGCGGACTACGAAGATGATTTTCCCGAATTAAATAAGAAAAACAAAATTGCGATTAAAAAAGTAACGAGGATTTTAAAAGTGCTTAATCCATAGATTAGCTTTTTTATTACTTGGTTTTAAATTACAAATAGGTAAAAAACAACAAGCAACTAAAATCTACTCTCTACTCTTATTGCAATAAACCCCTACCTAAATTACTATAATGTACACACGTATACTAACAGTAATAATTTCAAATAAAATATGTCCTTACTAAACACTCTTAATCTTTTGTTTGCTTCTGGTGGACTCGTTTTGGCGGTGGTGACCATTGGCTTGTATGTAGATTATTTCTATAACCAAAGTAAGTTTTTTGACCGTTGGCTGGCTCGGTTTGCTTGGTCGATTGTTATGGTGACTACTATCGGTAGTGTAGCTATTACACTTCTATACTCGGAGTATTTTGGTTTTGTGCCATGTTCACTTTGTTGGTTGCAACGGATTGCCATGTATCCGCAGGCTTTGCTTTCGGTGATGGCTTTCAGAATGAAGGAGCGCGTATTTTTCCCGCTATACAGTATTGCTTTGTCGGTATTTGGTTTTGTGGTCGCTGTCTATCACTACATCTACCAAATGCAACCAAAAGAAGAATTGGCTAACGGCGTCATGCCTTGCTTGGCTGATGGTTCGGCTGACTGTGCGACTAAGGTGATTGATATGTTCGGCTTTGTGACCTTCCCGCTATTGTCCGCGATAACTTTCGCTTTCTTGATTGTGGTGTATTTGAATATGCGGAGGGGAGGGAGAGAATAGGTCTTCACTTTTTCGTTTTTATCCTTAGAACTAAACAGGCTAGGGAAAATAAAATTAGCGCATTAAAAAACAACCGGATGAACGGTTGTTTTTTTAATGCGCTTATTCGTTGCCGCTTCCTGCCACATCATCACCTTCAGGCTGTCCAACTCCATCGTCGGGTTCAACAGCTGGGTTCTCTTCACGATCTTCCATATATTTATTCTAAATTTTATATACGAATAAAATTCGACCGTCACTCTTACTATTATACACGATTGATTGTTATGTATTGAGTTGTTAATTTAATTATGTATTTAGTAAAATTGGCTCTAGCTCAAAGTTAATATATAATCACAGCATGAAAAGGATAATAATTTGCTGTTCAATATCAGTATCTGGTGACGTTTTACCTATTAAAAAAGATTTAGAAAAAATGGGTTTTGCAGTAGAAATTCCTTTTGGTGTTCAACAATATATTGATAACGGATATAAACATATAAGTGAGACTGAAAGAATGCAGAATAAAATAGATATGGATTTAATTACTCGCTACTACAAAAGGATACAGGATAGCGATTATGTACTTATTATAAATACAGAGAAGGGGGGGAAAGAAAATTATATTGGTGGAAATACCTTTCTTGAGATGGGATTTGCTCACGTTCTAGGTAAACCTATGTTTGTTTTGAATCCATTGCCAGAAGTTTCTTATCGGGATGAGCTAGAGGCTATGAACTTAAAGGTTAT
Above is a genomic segment from Candidatus Nomurabacteria bacterium containing:
- a CDS encoding disulfide bond formation protein B; this encodes MSLLNTLNLLFASGGLVLAVVTIGLYVDYFYNQSKFFDRWLARFAWSIVMVTTIGSVAITLLYSEYFGFVPCSLCWLQRIAMYPQALLSVMAFRMKERVFFPLYSIALSVFGFVVAVYHYIYQMQPKEELANGVMPCLADGSADCATKVIDMFGFVTFPLLSAITFAFLIVVYLNMRRGGRE